In Mesorhizobium sp. 113-3-3, a genomic segment contains:
- a CDS encoding universal stress protein encodes MTFRTLLTVTGPNQGKGDLKLAAELSEQIDAHLSVLVLELAAPPSGGEYAAVVSPAWLEERQAELRRLEKRISDVAEFLSKSALSADMCDDYPDTGWADDVIGRRARYADLTIIGPGLRASPALRDKVIQGALFSSGKPILLVPEGSRPTLKPKRILVAWDARLESSRAVREALDMLKGAEQVHLVMVDPIEDEFHHGAEPGADAATYLARHGVKVVVERLSSSSHSVADVLRQHAGDVAAELMVMGAYGHSRLRERMFGGVTKSMLERQSLPVLMAR; translated from the coding sequence GTGACTTTCAGAACGCTGCTTACGGTTACCGGACCGAACCAGGGCAAGGGCGATCTCAAGCTCGCCGCTGAGCTGTCTGAGCAGATCGATGCGCACCTTTCCGTGCTCGTTCTCGAGCTTGCCGCCCCTCCATCGGGCGGTGAGTATGCTGCTGTTGTCTCACCAGCTTGGCTCGAGGAACGTCAGGCCGAACTCAGAAGGTTGGAGAAACGAATTTCTGATGTCGCCGAGTTTCTCTCCAAGAGCGCCCTATCGGCCGATATGTGCGACGACTACCCCGACACAGGATGGGCGGACGACGTCATCGGAAGGCGTGCCCGCTACGCCGATCTGACCATTATCGGGCCGGGTCTGCGGGCAAGCCCTGCGCTGAGGGACAAAGTCATCCAGGGCGCGCTGTTCTCGTCGGGAAAACCCATTCTGCTCGTCCCCGAGGGTTCGCGCCCGACGCTGAAGCCGAAACGCATCCTTGTTGCATGGGACGCTCGCCTTGAGTCATCGCGCGCCGTTCGCGAGGCGCTCGACATGCTGAAAGGCGCAGAACAGGTTCACCTCGTCATGGTCGACCCGATCGAGGACGAATTCCATCATGGTGCGGAGCCGGGAGCTGACGCCGCGACCTATCTTGCCCGGCATGGTGTGAAGGTCGTTGTCGAACGGCTCTCAAGCTCGAGCCATTCGGTCGCCGACGTGCTTCGCCAGCATGCCGGTGACGTTGCGGCTGAACTGATGGTGATGGGCGCCTATGGTCATTCCCGCTTGCGCGAGCGCATGTTCGGCGGTGTCACCAAGTCGATGCTTGAGCGTCAATCGCTGCCGGTCTTGATGGCGCGATAG
- a CDS encoding c-type cytochrome: protein MRFLVVSALASLAFNAAVAQELGNGKAEYMNSCAVCHGPEGKGDGPLGDELLKRPSDLTRLSRRNGGEFPYWRVFAVIDGRGTVPAHGERDMPVWGSQFLPGDVKRYGPNAGEIVTRERIHDLAGYVETLQQ, encoded by the coding sequence ATGAGGTTCCTGGTCGTGTCGGCACTCGCAAGCTTGGCCTTCAACGCGGCTGTCGCCCAGGAACTCGGCAATGGCAAGGCGGAATACATGAACTCATGCGCCGTCTGCCATGGCCCCGAAGGCAAGGGCGATGGCCCGTTGGGCGACGAGTTGTTGAAGCGGCCGAGCGATCTGACGCGCCTCTCCAGACGGAATGGCGGCGAGTTTCCGTATTGGCGCGTCTTTGCCGTGATCGACGGCCGCGGCACGGTGCCGGCGCATGGCGAGCGCGACATGCCGGTGTGGGGCAGCCAGTTCCTGCCCGGCGACGTGAAGAGATATGGCCCGAACGCCGGCGAAATCGTCACCAGGGAGCGGATTCATGATCTGGCCGGTTATGTCGAGACGCTGCAGCAATGA
- a CDS encoding bifunctional acetate--CoA ligase family protein/GNAT family N-acetyltransferase: MTIRNLEHAFAPKSVAVVGASGRDSSVGRVVFENIVTGGFEGEIWPVNPKYSQVAGRRCYARAADLPEVPDLGVIVTPPETVPGIVRDLSAKGTRAAVVITAGLTRQNGLRQAMLDAAKPDLFRIIGPNTVGLMIPPLKLNAGFAHMAARPGNIALLSQSGAIATSLIDWAADNNVGFSQIVSLGDMADVDVGDCLDMLAGDMHTRAIVMYLETIPNPRKFISAARAAARVKPVIAIKSGRHEQSAKAAATHTGALSGADRVVDAALLRAGVLRVNGLAELFDAAETIARFTPLKQARVGIVTNGGGAGVLAIDRLIDLKGELAALSPATMERLNAALPPTWSHANPVDIIGDAPPQRYATAVGAVAADPGTDVVLVMNCPTGLGSPLAAASAVAELARDGMIGGKPVLTCWLGEHTARSGRQILHQAGIASFETPADAATAVSYLSEWSRAQRALMRTPSSRSEDVAVDREALLSIFRQVAREGRRMLTEPEAKAAISAYGIPVPETIVARSPEEAKAAAGRLLETSEQVVVKLLSKVISHKSDIGGVVLNIASAAAAGEAARAIEARVRKHSPQADIQGYAVQPMVVRKQAQELILGMKRDKIFGPVILFGAGGVAVEVMDDTAIALPPLDDVLGGDLIGQTRIGRLLDGFRDRAAADRQAIIAALNGLSQMVVDFPCLVSMDINPLLADAAGVIALDARIEIEPERLEEPGPNPALAIRPYPSGWEKEFSTGGAHYRIRPIKPADIALYPEFLARISPDDLRLRFLSPRKRFSDQALKRFTQLDYDRNMAFVALEASTGALAGISRLACDPDHSVAEYALLVRTDLQGHGLGWELLRQIVDYAKADGIGRIEGIMLGENAKMLAMCREAGFSIVHHPSETGLSIATLDVR, encoded by the coding sequence GTGACGATCCGAAACCTCGAACATGCATTCGCCCCAAAGTCGGTTGCCGTCGTCGGGGCATCGGGGCGCGACAGCTCTGTCGGACGCGTCGTTTTCGAGAACATCGTGACCGGCGGCTTCGAGGGCGAGATATGGCCAGTGAACCCAAAATACTCGCAAGTCGCCGGTCGGCGCTGTTATGCCAGGGCTGCCGATCTGCCTGAGGTACCGGACCTCGGCGTCATCGTGACGCCGCCTGAGACGGTTCCCGGCATCGTGCGCGACCTTTCCGCGAAGGGTACGCGCGCAGCTGTTGTCATCACCGCTGGGCTCACACGTCAAAACGGCTTGCGTCAGGCGATGCTCGATGCCGCCAAGCCCGATCTGTTCCGCATTATCGGGCCGAACACGGTCGGGCTGATGATACCGCCCTTGAAACTCAATGCCGGGTTTGCGCACATGGCCGCCAGGCCGGGCAACATCGCACTGCTGTCGCAATCCGGTGCCATCGCCACGTCGCTGATCGATTGGGCCGCCGACAACAATGTCGGCTTCTCGCAGATAGTTTCTCTCGGCGACATGGCGGATGTCGACGTGGGCGATTGCCTCGACATGCTGGCGGGTGACATGCACACACGCGCCATCGTGATGTATCTGGAAACCATTCCCAATCCGCGCAAGTTCATCTCGGCAGCCCGCGCGGCGGCACGCGTCAAGCCGGTCATCGCGATCAAATCGGGCCGGCACGAGCAATCGGCCAAAGCGGCCGCGACACATACCGGCGCGCTATCGGGGGCCGATCGTGTCGTCGACGCGGCGTTGCTGCGCGCGGGCGTCTTGCGCGTCAATGGGCTTGCCGAGCTGTTCGATGCCGCCGAAACGATCGCCCGTTTCACTCCCCTCAAGCAGGCCCGCGTCGGCATTGTCACCAATGGCGGCGGGGCAGGGGTCTTGGCCATCGATCGGCTCATCGACTTGAAAGGCGAATTGGCCGCGCTTTCCCCTGCCACCATGGAACGGCTGAACGCCGCTCTGCCGCCGACATGGTCGCACGCCAATCCGGTCGACATCATCGGTGACGCCCCGCCGCAACGCTACGCCACCGCCGTTGGAGCCGTCGCGGCCGATCCCGGAACGGACGTCGTCCTGGTGATGAATTGCCCAACGGGGCTCGGCTCGCCGCTGGCCGCGGCAAGTGCGGTGGCAGAACTCGCAAGAGACGGGATGATCGGCGGCAAACCGGTCCTGACCTGCTGGCTCGGGGAACACACGGCGCGCTCAGGGCGGCAAATCCTGCACCAGGCTGGCATAGCGAGTTTCGAGACGCCCGCTGACGCGGCAACGGCCGTCTCCTACCTCAGTGAATGGTCGCGTGCCCAGCGGGCATTGATGCGTACCCCTTCAAGCCGCAGCGAGGACGTCGCGGTCGATCGGGAAGCCTTGCTTTCCATATTCAGGCAGGTCGCGCGGGAAGGGCGGCGAATGCTGACCGAGCCCGAAGCCAAGGCGGCGATTTCCGCCTACGGAATCCCGGTCCCCGAGACGATCGTCGCCAGATCTCCTGAGGAAGCGAAAGCGGCGGCCGGCCGGCTCCTCGAGACGTCCGAGCAGGTTGTGGTCAAGCTGTTGTCCAAGGTAATCTCGCACAAGTCGGATATTGGCGGGGTGGTGCTCAACATTGCTTCTGCCGCTGCCGCCGGTGAGGCTGCGCGCGCCATCGAGGCGCGCGTGCGCAAGCACTCACCGCAAGCCGATATTCAAGGCTATGCCGTTCAGCCGATGGTCGTGCGCAAACAGGCGCAGGAGCTCATCCTCGGGATGAAACGGGATAAGATCTTCGGGCCGGTCATCCTGTTTGGCGCCGGCGGCGTCGCGGTCGAGGTGATGGACGACACGGCGATCGCGCTGCCGCCGCTTGACGACGTTCTTGGCGGGGATCTGATCGGGCAAACCCGGATAGGCCGACTGCTCGACGGCTTTCGCGATCGCGCGGCGGCGGATCGACAGGCGATCATCGCGGCGCTCAACGGGCTGTCGCAGATGGTTGTCGACTTTCCGTGCCTCGTTTCAATGGATATCAATCCGCTGCTGGCGGACGCCGCTGGGGTGATTGCGCTCGATGCCCGCATCGAGATCGAGCCTGAACGCTTGGAGGAGCCTGGACCCAATCCCGCACTTGCCATCAGGCCCTATCCATCGGGTTGGGAGAAGGAGTTTTCGACAGGTGGTGCGCACTATCGCATCCGGCCAATCAAGCCGGCCGATATCGCGCTCTATCCCGAATTCCTTGCCAGGATTTCGCCAGACGATCTGCGCCTGCGTTTCCTGTCGCCGCGCAAGCGCTTTTCCGACCAGGCATTGAAGCGCTTCACCCAGCTCGACTACGACCGCAACATGGCGTTCGTCGCTCTGGAAGCAAGCACCGGCGCTTTGGCGGGTATCAGCCGGCTCGCCTGCGATCCTGACCACTCCGTCGCCGAATATGCCTTGCTGGTGCGCACGGATCTGCAGGGTCACGGCCTAGGCTGGGAATTGCTCAGGCAGATCGTCGACTATGCAAAGGCCGATGGCATTGGCCGGATCGAGGGCATCATGCTCGGTGAAAATGCCAAGATGCTCGCGATGTGCCGCGAGGCCGGGTTCTCAATCGTCCATCACCCCAGCGAAACCGGCTTGTCGATTGCGACGTTGGATGTCCGGTGA
- a CDS encoding cytochrome b, whose product MHKTIQGYSIYQIALHWIIALLVLFQVFYGETMTIVVDAAGEGQTVSASDQLLASAHYWVGIAIIGFVLLRLILRLFHGAPAPAGDNPRWMQLAAHASHGLFYLLLLATPIVGLLAFYLGDPWGDIHSLNKPAFIILIGIHAVAALYHQFWLRDGTLRRMISPA is encoded by the coding sequence GTGCATAAAACTATACAGGGATACTCAATTTATCAGATCGCTCTGCACTGGATTATTGCGCTGCTCGTCTTATTCCAGGTTTTCTACGGCGAGACCATGACCATCGTCGTCGATGCTGCCGGCGAAGGCCAAACCGTATCGGCAAGCGATCAGTTGTTGGCGTCGGCCCATTACTGGGTAGGCATTGCGATAATTGGCTTCGTTCTGCTGCGCCTGATCCTGAGGCTTTTCCACGGTGCGCCAGCGCCGGCGGGCGACAATCCGCGCTGGATGCAACTCGCGGCCCATGCATCACACGGCTTGTTCTACCTCCTGCTGCTGGCGACGCCGATCGTGGGCTTGCTTGCCTTCTACCTCGGCGATCCGTGGGGCGACATCCATTCGCTGAACAAGCCCGCTTTCATCATCCTCATCGGCATCCATGCCGTCGCCGCCCTGTATCATCAATTCTGGCTACGGGACGGGACGTTGAGGCGTATGATCTCTCCTGCTTAA
- a CDS encoding bifunctional aminoglycoside phosphotransferase/ATP-binding protein, whose translation MIVDDQQAAASFLLDPASYGATGPVEAIETHISRIFLIGERAFKMKRAVKLPYVDFSSPTLRLAACEKEVELNAKTAPGLYLGVRHITQEADGKLAFDGPGQMVDAAIEMVRFDQAKLLDRMASAGELTPALMTAVARMIVGYHRAAPTIHNGTGSFNLTGVLDINEAGFGTSHVFTKPEIETFARAFRTALARYSGLLDHRETAGKIRRCHGDLHLRNICLLEGAPRLFDCIEFNDQIANIDVLYDLAFLLMDLWHRGFPQLANLVMNRYLDEADDEDGFILLPFFMAVRAAVRAHVTATQVEEGSADTDKLTAEARSYFDLAQTFLRQTPSRLVAIGGLSGSGKTTVAEALAAHVGAPPGARIVESDRIRKAMHGVAAETKLPGKAYRPAVSERVYRQIAWRADLILSQGGSVVADAVFDRPVDRHRIERVAAERGIPFAGFWLAADPLVLWRRVQERTGGPSDATVDILSQQMQRSVGALNWLRIEADRSVAEIAAQMQSLPAATTEVSAGEGSLPSAPSLLSRRDHTPQRPVP comes from the coding sequence ATGATCGTTGACGACCAGCAAGCTGCTGCCTCGTTTCTGCTTGACCCCGCCTCATATGGCGCGACCGGACCCGTCGAGGCGATCGAAACCCATATCTCCCGTATTTTTCTGATCGGCGAACGCGCCTTCAAGATGAAACGCGCGGTCAAGCTGCCCTATGTCGATTTCTCGTCGCCTACCCTTAGGCTGGCCGCCTGCGAGAAGGAGGTGGAACTCAACGCGAAGACCGCGCCGGGTCTCTACCTGGGTGTGCGGCACATCACGCAGGAGGCCGACGGCAAACTGGCTTTTGACGGTCCGGGGCAAATGGTCGATGCGGCGATTGAGATGGTCCGGTTCGATCAGGCCAAGCTTCTCGACCGCATGGCAAGTGCCGGCGAACTGACGCCGGCGTTGATGACCGCGGTCGCACGCATGATCGTGGGCTACCACCGCGCCGCGCCGACGATCCACAATGGCACCGGCTCGTTCAATCTGACGGGCGTTCTCGACATCAACGAAGCCGGCTTTGGCACCAGCCACGTATTTACAAAGCCAGAGATCGAGACGTTTGCCAGGGCCTTCCGCACTGCGCTTGCCCGGTATTCCGGGTTACTCGACCACCGGGAGACCGCGGGGAAGATCCGCCGGTGCCATGGCGATCTGCACCTGCGCAACATCTGCCTCCTCGAAGGCGCGCCTCGCCTCTTCGACTGCATCGAATTCAATGACCAGATCGCGAATATCGACGTTCTGTACGACCTTGCCTTCCTGTTGATGGACCTCTGGCATCGTGGTTTTCCGCAGCTCGCCAATCTGGTCATGAACCGTTATCTTGACGAAGCCGACGACGAAGACGGTTTCATCCTGCTGCCCTTTTTCATGGCCGTGCGGGCTGCCGTGCGCGCCCACGTCACCGCGACGCAAGTAGAGGAAGGCAGCGCCGATACCGACAAGCTGACTGCCGAGGCGAGATCCTATTTCGACCTTGCCCAGACATTTCTCCGTCAAACACCGTCCAGACTTGTTGCCATCGGCGGCCTCAGCGGCTCTGGCAAGACGACGGTTGCGGAAGCGCTCGCCGCCCATGTCGGTGCGCCACCTGGCGCCCGGATTGTCGAGAGCGATCGCATACGCAAGGCGATGCACGGTGTGGCCGCCGAGACCAAACTGCCAGGCAAGGCTTATCGGCCAGCCGTGTCCGAACGGGTCTATCGCCAGATTGCCTGGCGTGCGGACCTTATTCTTTCACAAGGCGGATCGGTTGTTGCCGATGCCGTCTTCGACAGGCCGGTTGATCGCCACAGGATCGAACGCGTCGCCGCTGAAAGGGGTATCCCCTTTGCCGGATTTTGGCTGGCGGCCGATCCGCTTGTGCTTTGGCGCCGCGTCCAGGAGCGCACGGGCGGGCCGTCCGATGCCACGGTCGACATCCTCTCTCAGCAAATGCAGCGCAGTGTCGGCGCTTTGAACTGGTTGAGGATCGAGGCCGACCGGAGCGTCGCTGAAATCGCGGCGCAGATGCAGAGTCTCCCTGCGGCCACGACTGAAGTCTCTGCAGGCGAAGGGTCACTTCCATCCGCACCGTCTTTATTAAGCAGGAGAGATCATACGCCTCAACGTCCCGTCCCGTAG